Proteins encoded in a region of the Pseudomonas putida genome:
- a CDS encoding IS3 family transposase (programmed frameshift) — MARYSIEHREWVVRQMMPPLNRTVPELVEATGITDATLYAWRKQARAAGAVVPADGQQADQWSSQDKFRVVLESASLNAAELAEYCRRKGLYVEQINAWREACEQANSLAQPSKTRREREEEKAAKKRIKQLERELRRKDAALAETAALLVLRKKAEALWGKGRGRMISAPDRRETLQLIEGAVAAGARRAQACAELGLSLRSLQRWQHCPEDRRPSAQRAEPANKLTPQERCRVLEVANQPEFASLPPQQIVARLADQGTWLASESTFYRLLKDAEQQHPRGRSRPPVKRALTTHVADGPNQLWCWDITWLPTTVKGRYFYWYMIKDVYSRKLVANEVHESESAEQAAQLLRQACLREQRAGQPLVLHSDNGSAMKGSTMLAAMQNLGVMPSFSRPRVSNDNAYAEALFRTAKYCPLWPERPFDTLEQARNWVNSFVAWYNHEHRHSALKFVTPAQRHTGQAEELLRKRIELYEAARARHPERWSGNIRNWVLAPIVCLNPEREAVLQQTSKAA, encoded by the exons GTGGCGCGTTATTCGATAGAGCATCGGGAGTGGGTGGTGCGGCAGATGATGCCGCCCTTGAACCGGACGGTGCCGGAGCTGGTGGAAGCGACAGGCATTACTGATGCCACCCTGTATGCTTGGCGCAAACAGGCCAGAGCAGCGGGAGCAGTGGTGCCGGCAGATGGACAGCAGGCCGACCAGTGGTCGAGCCAGGACAAGTTTCGGGTGGTGCTGGAAAGCGCCAGCCTCAATGCGGCTGAGCTGGCGGAGTACTGCCGGCGCAAAGGCCTGTATGTCGAGCAGATCAACGCCTGGCGCGAAGCCTGCGAGCAGGCCAACAGCCTGGCTCAGCCGAGCAAGACCCGGCGCGAACGCGAAGAGGAAAAGGCCGCGAAGAAGCGCATCAAGCAGCTGGAGCGTGAACTGCGGCGCAAGGATGCGGCGCTGGCAGAAACCGCAGCTCTGCTGGTGTTGCGAAAAAAAGCCGAGGCGCTCTGGGGGAAGG GACGAGGACGAATGATCAGCGCCCCGGATCGCCGTGAAACGCTGCAGTTGATCGAGGGCGCCGTGGCGGCGGGAGCGCGGCGGGCGCAGGCCTGCGCCGAACTGGGCCTGTCGCTGCGCAGCCTGCAGCGCTGGCAGCACTGCCCGGAGGATCGGCGTCCTTCGGCACAGCGAGCTGAGCCGGCCAACAAGCTGACCCCGCAAGAGCGCTGCCGCGTGCTGGAGGTCGCCAACCAGCCCGAGTTTGCCAGCCTGCCGCCGCAGCAGATCGTGGCGCGGCTGGCCGATCAGGGCACCTGGCTGGCCTCGGAGTCGACCTTTTACCGGTTGCTGAAGGACGCCGAACAGCAGCATCCGCGCGGCCGTAGCCGCCCACCGGTGAAACGAGCGCTGACGACCCATGTGGCCGACGGCCCGAACCAGCTGTGGTGCTGGGACATCACCTGGCTGCCGACCACGGTCAAGGGCCGTTACTTCTACTGGTACATGATCAAGGACGTCTACAGCCGGAAGCTGGTGGCCAACGAGGTGCATGAAAGTGAAAGCGCCGAGCAGGCCGCCCAGCTGCTACGCCAGGCCTGCCTACGTGAACAGCGGGCAGGCCAGCCGCTGGTACTGCACTCGGACAACGGCAGCGCGATGAAGGGCTCGACCATGCTGGCGGCCATGCAGAACCTGGGTGTGATGCCCTCGTTCAGCCGCCCGCGGGTGAGCAATGACAACGCCTATGCCGAGGCCTTGTTCCGCACGGCGAAGTACTGCCCGCTGTGGCCGGAGCGGCCCTTCGACACGCTGGAGCAGGCCAGGAACTGGGTGAACAGCTTCGTGGCCTGGTACAACCATGAACATCGCCACAGCGCCCTGAAGTTCGTGACCCCGGCGCAGCGACATACTGGCCAGGCAGAAGAGTTGCTGCGCAAGCGTATCGAGCTGTACGAGGCGGCGCGTGCACGGCACCCGGAGCGCTGGAGCGGCAACATCAGGAACTGGGTGCTGGCACCAATCGTGTGCCTGAACCCGGAGCGGGAAGCGGTACTGCAGCAAACATCAAAGGCAGCGTGA
- a CDS encoding TnsD family Tn7-like transposition protein — protein MDRLHWFPQPFPDESLYSLAVRYHRLSSNDSYRRTSQELFGAYSRTCGSILPCCLGALSQRLASAYSVEHLIDRFTLLPLYEPFLNDTKSKAARIAMTGTDGTGLKMSLGLTASGFLKHASFRYCERCVEEDIQNCGSAYWHRIHQAMGTCICPLHGEVLCGTMFPDGTDWRCMLFPAEAAGSPVMRAPDSSAAVIGEMQFWGLEHPADVQNLLTGNFLQHRLDEMGFLKAGRVREQVLRSFLTPRLLCSPRANEFQELSCSWDWVLGVVRPRGAVVQPLKFYFLCWLLEADLEHLKSFHPRADARSGEAARGNDTRPLIEDGEIEARREAFSSSKNAKCHDKPGYQWLYRHDKEWLAQYVSAHPFIRVRRGLVDWHARDAALAQDLLIARDQILSTQGKPKKVTRAALSRKVARSHDFLRVPDKFPISTLLMKDILESDHDHQVRKIRWAVRHYLLSERSAISVVYRLAGIRLSHVTDEEVLGILSTV, from the coding sequence ATGGATCGCTTGCATTGGTTTCCTCAGCCGTTCCCTGATGAGTCTCTCTACAGCCTGGCGGTCCGTTATCATAGGCTGTCGTCGAACGACAGCTATCGCCGGACAAGCCAGGAGTTGTTCGGCGCGTATTCCAGAACCTGTGGCTCTATCCTGCCGTGCTGCTTGGGTGCTCTGTCGCAACGGTTAGCATCAGCTTATTCGGTAGAGCATTTGATCGATCGCTTTACCCTTTTGCCTCTGTACGAACCTTTTTTGAATGACACGAAGAGCAAAGCCGCGCGTATCGCCATGACTGGTACCGACGGCACGGGCCTGAAAATGAGCCTGGGTCTCACAGCCTCAGGCTTCCTCAAGCACGCGTCGTTCAGGTACTGCGAGAGGTGTGTTGAAGAAGATATTCAAAACTGCGGCTCGGCCTACTGGCATCGTATTCACCAAGCAATGGGTACTTGCATCTGCCCGCTCCATGGAGAGGTGCTCTGCGGGACGATGTTTCCGGATGGAACTGACTGGCGTTGCATGCTGTTTCCGGCGGAGGCAGCGGGGTCGCCAGTGATGCGGGCTCCTGACTCTTCAGCTGCTGTGATAGGTGAAATGCAGTTTTGGGGACTTGAGCACCCAGCGGATGTACAAAATCTGCTGACCGGAAACTTCCTTCAGCATCGTCTGGATGAGATGGGGTTTCTTAAGGCTGGTCGGGTGAGGGAACAGGTATTAAGGAGCTTCCTGACGCCGCGTCTTCTCTGTAGCCCTCGCGCTAATGAGTTCCAGGAGCTCAGTTGCTCTTGGGACTGGGTGTTGGGCGTCGTGCGTCCACGCGGGGCGGTCGTACAGCCATTAAAATTCTACTTTCTTTGCTGGCTCCTTGAGGCAGACCTTGAGCACCTCAAATCCTTTCACCCGCGAGCTGATGCTCGCAGCGGTGAAGCGGCTAGGGGCAACGATACTAGGCCCCTCATAGAGGACGGCGAAATTGAGGCACGCCGCGAAGCTTTCTCGAGCAGCAAGAACGCGAAATGCCATGATAAGCCGGGCTATCAGTGGCTTTACCGCCATGATAAGGAGTGGTTAGCGCAGTATGTGTCTGCCCATCCTTTCATAAGGGTAAGGAGGGGGTTGGTCGATTGGCATGCGAGAGACGCAGCGCTTGCTCAAGATCTGCTAATCGCCAGGGACCAGATTCTGTCTACGCAGGGCAAACCGAAAAAGGTGACCCGCGCCGCGTTAAGCAGGAAGGTCGCTCGTAGCCATGATTTTTTGAGGGTACCTGATAAGTTCCCAATAAGTACTTTGTTGATGAAAGATATTCTCGAATCTGATCATGACCATCAAGTTCGTAAAATCAGATGGGCGGTGAGACATTATCTTCTATCTGAGCGAAGTGCTATAAGTGTTGTGTACCGGCTTGCTGGGATTCGGCTGTCTCATGTAACTGATGAGGAGGTACTAGGTATTCTATCTACTGTATGA
- a CDS encoding ATP-binding protein translates to MSDSSFAPADYNPTGMPQYDGNPLIECLPKILSDVDVVRRIGSAPPRPDNVERALDPKLRGHGINRLKDVVVPFEIHLRLEDLFSQLIRYGYTGRNPLHASSVRHRLPSSAEIKGHGFMSTAETLTLIGLSGMGKTTALNSIAKLYPQVISHSKYKEQIFIETQVVWLKIDCPHDGSLRGFCTAFFSSLDEALGIKKYSGRAATGRSISVMLQNISQLCKTYFIGALIIDEMQHLCSSRGGQDREKLLNFFVQLSNDAGIPLIYVGTNAMLPLFSGVLRNARRAAGMGPITFDRFTEDDPFWAHLVSLLWAYDWTKTPTPLTGEILSKIYDLTQGNTDFLAKLLMLAQRHAIWEGIDSITPAVLQQVYDSQMRLLHKAIEALRSGDPLQIADFEDMMPTKDQVAKMMNYDLARRADRANLSLITQAAIVTPVEHSERAAAKPISKPVVPVANESAPTAHFSEGDDVQTQLEQRGWVDKDSAW, encoded by the coding sequence ATGAGTGATTCCAGTTTTGCGCCAGCAGATTACAACCCGACTGGCATGCCTCAATACGACGGTAACCCACTGATTGAGTGTCTCCCGAAGATTCTTTCGGATGTTGATGTAGTCAGGCGCATTGGGAGCGCCCCGCCCCGGCCTGACAACGTGGAGCGGGCCTTGGACCCGAAATTACGTGGTCATGGCATCAACAGGCTGAAGGATGTCGTTGTACCTTTTGAAATCCACCTCAGGCTTGAGGACCTGTTCAGTCAATTGATTCGGTACGGATACACCGGGCGCAATCCATTGCATGCGTCATCCGTTAGGCATCGCTTGCCCTCTTCTGCGGAGATCAAGGGGCACGGGTTTATGTCCACCGCTGAAACGTTGACACTGATCGGGTTGAGCGGCATGGGTAAAACGACTGCGCTGAACTCCATTGCCAAGCTTTATCCACAGGTGATCAGTCACAGTAAGTATAAAGAGCAGATCTTCATTGAGACGCAGGTGGTCTGGCTCAAGATCGATTGTCCGCACGATGGCTCGTTGCGAGGTTTTTGTACCGCATTCTTCTCTTCATTGGATGAAGCATTAGGCATAAAAAAGTACTCAGGCAGAGCTGCTACTGGCCGCAGCATCAGCGTGATGCTTCAAAATATCAGTCAGTTGTGCAAAACCTATTTCATCGGAGCTCTCATAATTGATGAGATGCAGCACCTCTGCTCATCCCGAGGCGGGCAAGACCGCGAAAAGCTTCTCAACTTTTTTGTGCAGCTGTCGAATGACGCCGGCATCCCGCTGATCTACGTTGGCACAAATGCCATGCTTCCGCTGTTTTCTGGTGTTTTGCGAAATGCTCGGCGTGCGGCAGGAATGGGGCCTATCACTTTTGACAGGTTTACCGAAGATGATCCGTTTTGGGCGCATCTGGTTTCACTGCTCTGGGCATACGACTGGACCAAAACCCCCACTCCGTTGACGGGTGAGATCCTTTCCAAAATATATGACCTCACTCAAGGAAACACGGATTTCCTGGCCAAACTTCTAATGCTGGCTCAGCGGCACGCAATCTGGGAGGGCATCGACTCGATTACACCGGCGGTTCTGCAGCAGGTGTACGACAGTCAGATGAGGCTCCTTCATAAGGCCATCGAGGCTCTACGAAGCGGGGATCCGCTGCAAATTGCTGACTTCGAAGACATGATGCCCACGAAGGACCAGGTCGCCAAGATGATGAATTACGATTTGGCGCGGCGTGCAGACAGGGCGAATCTCTCTTTAATTACCCAGGCCGCGATAGTGACACCTGTCGAGCACAGTGAAAGGGCAGCCGCAAAGCCTATTAGTAAACCGGTGGTTCCGGTTGCCAACGAGTCAGCACCAACTGCCCATTTCTCCGAAGGCGATGATGTGCAGACCCAGCTCGAGCAGAGAGGCTGGGTAGATAAGGACTCTGCTTGGTGA